From a region of the Burkholderia sp. PAMC 26561 genome:
- a CDS encoding ATP-binding response regulator, with translation MQNDPMRREIDKDLAKVLYAQDPIAFFTHWLAIAALSAVYFGSIAHRGLFTAWIVFYSIANFGGIALWAWNRHWPATFAPRKWINLHALRSIVLYSAPGLSIWFAFHSQQADLPVLHTVLLVTLAAGVFMSSGFDLFNFSSAIPLLLMPAVVLNFTSPTRDRIVIGSVLVVFFIAMNFYAARYRTLFRRVVEARVNQQRLAESLAIQQRVTEEASRARTRFFAAASHDLRQPLHAIGLLAESLRDTLASGAQRSETADGIISNVEALNGLFNQVLDLARLESGVTQVIPLHFRLAEIFTRIDNQYRPLAAAKGLALRIAPTDAVAFSDPVLLERVLGNLISNAIRYTERGAIWMGYRSGRIEVRDSGIGIAPEEHELVFEEFYQARLPDEKPRQGHGLGLPTVRRLVKLLGGDVTLRSSPGRGTTVGVPVKRGDPDLITITARLSDVALTGPTAAGRRILCIDDDPAILAALERLLGRWGCTVRSVRDERAAVQAVEDDFVPDALLCDYQLGNHRTGAQAVRAVRQALWERGDGDIVTLMITGDMASSELSTLAAQGIPVLHKPVTPARLRRTLDALWQQGERNAALERQPPAS, from the coding sequence ATGCAGAACGATCCAATGCGGCGGGAAATAGACAAAGACCTCGCCAAGGTTCTTTATGCTCAGGACCCCATTGCATTCTTTACGCACTGGTTAGCCATTGCGGCTTTAAGCGCAGTTTATTTCGGTTCAATTGCGCATCGAGGCCTGTTCACCGCTTGGATTGTCTTTTACAGCATCGCTAATTTTGGCGGAATAGCACTGTGGGCGTGGAACCGTCATTGGCCGGCGACATTCGCGCCACGCAAGTGGATCAACCTTCACGCGCTGCGAAGTATTGTGCTGTATAGCGCGCCCGGCTTGTCGATCTGGTTCGCGTTCCACAGCCAGCAAGCCGATCTTCCCGTCCTCCATACCGTGCTGCTGGTGACGCTGGCGGCGGGTGTTTTCATGTCGAGCGGCTTCGACCTCTTCAATTTTTCCAGCGCGATTCCGTTGCTCCTGATGCCCGCGGTGGTGCTGAACTTCACCTCGCCCACGCGCGACCGCATCGTAATTGGCTCGGTGCTCGTGGTGTTTTTCATCGCGATGAACTTCTACGCCGCGCGCTACCGGACACTCTTCCGGCGGGTCGTGGAGGCGCGGGTGAACCAGCAGCGGCTGGCTGAATCGCTCGCCATCCAGCAGCGGGTGACGGAAGAGGCGAGCCGCGCGAGGACGCGTTTTTTCGCAGCCGCCAGTCACGATCTGCGCCAGCCGTTGCATGCGATCGGCTTGCTTGCCGAATCGTTGAGGGACACGTTGGCCTCCGGTGCTCAACGCAGCGAAACGGCCGACGGCATCATTTCAAATGTCGAAGCACTGAACGGGCTCTTTAATCAGGTGCTCGATCTGGCGCGCCTTGAAAGCGGTGTCACGCAGGTGATCCCGCTGCACTTTCGCCTCGCGGAGATTTTCACTCGTATCGATAACCAATACCGTCCGCTCGCCGCCGCCAAGGGTCTCGCATTGCGCATCGCGCCGACGGATGCGGTCGCCTTCTCTGACCCTGTATTGCTCGAGCGCGTGCTGGGCAACCTGATATCGAACGCGATTCGATACACCGAGCGCGGCGCGATATGGATGGGATATCGAAGTGGACGGATCGAGGTACGTGATTCGGGGATTGGCATTGCGCCGGAAGAACACGAACTCGTGTTCGAAGAGTTTTATCAGGCGAGGCTGCCTGATGAAAAACCGCGGCAGGGACACGGGCTCGGCTTGCCTACTGTCAGACGATTGGTGAAACTGCTTGGCGGCGATGTCACGTTGCGCTCCTCACCGGGACGCGGCACGACAGTCGGCGTGCCGGTCAAGCGCGGCGACCCGGACCTGATCACGATCACCGCAAGGCTCAGTGATGTGGCGTTGACCGGGCCAACGGCTGCGGGAAGGCGGATTCTTTGCATCGACGATGATCCCGCCATTCTTGCCGCACTCGAACGCCTGCTTGGCCGCTGGGGTTGCACCGTGCGAAGCGTGCGGGACGAGCGCGCTGCGGTGCAAGCCGTTGAAGACGATTTCGTTCCCGATGCGCTGCTTTGCGATTACCAGCTCGGCAATCACCGAACCGGCGCGCAGGCTGTTCGCGCGGTGCGGCAGGCGTTGTGGGAGCGGGGCGATGGCGACATCGTCACGCTGATGATCACGGGCGACATGGCGTCGTCCGAGCTCAGCACGCTCGCCGCGCAAGGGATTCCCGTGCTGCACAAGCCGGTGACGCCGGCCCGCTTGCGCCGCACGCTCGACGCCCTCTGGCAGCAGGGCGAACGCAACGCGGCGCTGGAGCGCCAGCCGCCGGCATCGTAA
- a CDS encoding sugar ABC transporter substrate-binding protein codes for MDDDSKAFASESASQSASKPVSRRKFLVDMAATAGALSLSPLALAQQKPLVPFSNKSLDYYFFATQQEAVKRAVEAKGWTFQAVNANFSTTTQLEQWQSLLLKNPAAIIADPIDSQAIASVIKKYNMKKIPVGIIDTPALAGDVSITVDFDNYAGGVMAAEAIVAALKKKNGSTKGTVLNCYGALQSVAWRLRKEGLEATFKKYPDIKLISRPTEGLLKNMLSVTLATLSEYPDLDAVHAPSDSPARGIVTALQQKGKWKKVGEQGHVIFVNIDGEPAALQWIGDGYMDAVVSQDPIAYAQITVEMLDKYSLKGQPVPLGPYQNSQYFWEKAEITKSVTGPSLVIQPFVVDGNSVKDKRQWGNIAYNEWGLRYS; via the coding sequence ATGGATGATGATTCAAAGGCCTTCGCATCAGAGTCAGCTTCACAATCTGCTTCAAAACCGGTGTCCCGCCGCAAGTTTCTGGTCGACATGGCCGCGACCGCAGGCGCGCTTTCCCTTTCGCCACTGGCGCTCGCGCAGCAAAAGCCGCTCGTGCCTTTCAGCAACAAGAGCCTCGATTACTACTTCTTCGCGACGCAACAGGAGGCGGTAAAGCGCGCGGTCGAGGCGAAGGGCTGGACGTTCCAGGCGGTCAACGCAAACTTCAGCACCACGACCCAGCTCGAGCAATGGCAGAGCCTGTTGCTGAAGAACCCGGCTGCGATCATCGCGGACCCGATCGACAGCCAGGCTATCGCGAGCGTGATCAAGAAGTACAACATGAAGAAGATTCCGGTCGGCATCATCGATACCCCCGCGCTCGCCGGCGATGTATCGATCACCGTCGACTTCGACAATTACGCCGGCGGCGTGATGGCGGCCGAAGCCATCGTCGCGGCGCTCAAGAAGAAGAACGGTTCGACCAAGGGCACGGTGCTCAACTGCTACGGCGCGCTGCAATCGGTGGCATGGCGTCTTCGCAAGGAAGGGCTCGAGGCGACCTTCAAGAAGTATCCGGACATCAAGCTGATCAGCCGCCCGACTGAAGGGCTGCTCAAGAACATGCTGTCAGTGACGCTCGCCACGCTCTCGGAATATCCTGATCTCGACGCCGTGCATGCGCCCAGCGATTCACCCGCGCGCGGCATTGTGACCGCGCTGCAGCAAAAGGGTAAGTGGAAGAAAGTCGGCGAGCAGGGCCACGTGATTTTCGTGAATATCGACGGTGAACCGGCTGCGCTCCAGTGGATCGGCGACGGTTACATGGACGCGGTCGTATCGCAGGATCCGATCGCCTATGCGCAGATCACGGTCGAGATGCTCGACAAGTATTCATTGAAGGGCCAACCCGTGCCGCTCGGGCCATATCAGAACAGCCAGTACTTCTGGGAGAAGGCGGAAATCACGAAGTCCGTGACAGGTCCGAGCCTCGTGATCCAGCCCTTCGTAGTCGATGGCAACTCGGTCAAGGACAAGCGCCAGTGGGGCAACATCGCTTACAACGAATGGGGCCTGCGCTACAGCTAG
- a CDS encoding MFS transporter has translation MSPNSPSAATGPAQVKMTSGLIALFAFCCGAIVANLYYAQPIIEMIGPDVHLSSGAASLIVSLTQIGYALGLFFLVPLGDLLENRKLMIATALVSIASLAAAALVHQPHAFLAISLLVGFSSVAVQILIPLAAHLAPDETRGRVVGTIMGGLLLGIMLSRPISSFVAGHFGWRVVFGSAAVLMAIVTAFLAFTIPSRQPDHKATYVQLIRSLGTLVATMPILRHRALYQGLMFATFSLFWTAVPVELIRHHGLTQNGVALFALVGAMGATSAPLAGRLADAGHSRLGTLIALILAALSFMPLLIHPAWGVAGLVVTGVVLDFAVQMNMVIGQREIYGLHAASRNRLNALYMTSIFIGGACGSAVASTLFERGGWTLIASVASVFPLLALLHYLFVGRSATRLA, from the coding sequence ATGTCCCCGAATTCCCCGTCGGCCGCCACGGGTCCAGCCCAGGTCAAGATGACCAGCGGCCTGATCGCGTTGTTCGCTTTCTGCTGCGGCGCCATTGTCGCCAACCTGTACTATGCGCAGCCGATCATCGAAATGATCGGGCCGGATGTTCACTTGTCGAGCGGCGCGGCGAGCCTGATCGTCTCGCTCACGCAAATTGGTTATGCGCTCGGGTTATTCTTCCTCGTGCCGCTCGGCGATCTGCTGGAAAACCGCAAACTGATGATCGCGACGGCGCTGGTTTCCATCGCCAGCCTCGCGGCGGCCGCGCTCGTTCATCAGCCACACGCGTTCCTTGCCATCTCGCTGCTCGTCGGCTTCAGCTCGGTCGCGGTGCAGATCCTGATCCCGCTCGCCGCGCACCTTGCGCCCGATGAAACACGCGGACGGGTCGTCGGCACGATCATGGGCGGCCTGCTGCTGGGTATCATGCTGTCGCGGCCCATATCGAGTTTCGTGGCGGGTCACTTCGGGTGGCGCGTGGTGTTCGGTTCTGCCGCCGTGCTCATGGCAATCGTGACAGCGTTTCTTGCGTTCACCATTCCGTCGCGCCAGCCCGATCACAAGGCCACCTATGTGCAACTGATCCGCTCGCTCGGCACGCTCGTCGCGACCATGCCGATCCTCCGGCATCGTGCGTTGTATCAAGGGCTGATGTTCGCCACGTTCAGCTTGTTCTGGACCGCCGTGCCCGTCGAGCTGATCCGCCATCACGGGCTGACGCAGAACGGCGTCGCGCTGTTTGCGCTGGTCGGCGCAATGGGCGCGACGTCGGCGCCACTTGCAGGGCGGCTCGCCGATGCCGGTCATTCCCGGCTCGGCACCCTGATTGCCTTGATCCTCGCCGCGTTGTCGTTCATGCCGTTGCTCATCCATCCCGCGTGGGGCGTGGCCGGCCTCGTGGTGACGGGAGTCGTGCTTGACTTTGCCGTGCAGATGAACATGGTGATCGGCCAGCGCGAGATTTATGGACTTCATGCCGCAAGCCGTAATCGTTTGAATGCGCTTTATATGACGAGCATTTTCATAGGCGGTGCATGCGGATCGGCGGTTGCGAGCACGTTGTTCGAGCGCGGCGGCTGGACCTTGATTGCGAGCGTCGCCAGCGTGTTTCCGCTTCTCGCCTTGCTGCATTATCTGTTCGTCGGACGCTCGGCTACGCGACTTGCCTGA
- a CDS encoding ion channel: MPHETSKSPHSEQPAEHHAAPPHRRIVLDDRHHVTTHGLRTYFWHDIYHIALTAKWPVFFGVVALLFLVLNLGFALLFQMGQHAIANQAPAGLLGAFFFSVETLATVGYGDMHPATLYGHAIATGEIFVGMSGIALTTGMIFARFSRPRARILFANNAVVRPIDGRLTLMVRAANARQNVIVEAKARMRVIRSETTPEGFFSRKVHDLPLIRDQHPAFLLSWSLMHVIDENSPLHGETLESLEASNAELMLMVEGLDETTMQPMQARRSWPPESILYGHRYVDLLSVQNGETHIDYAKFNEVVPL, translated from the coding sequence ATGCCACACGAGACATCAAAATCACCGCATAGCGAGCAGCCGGCAGAGCATCATGCGGCGCCGCCGCATCGGCGGATCGTTCTAGATGACCGGCACCACGTGACAACGCACGGACTTAGGACTTACTTCTGGCATGACATCTATCACATCGCGCTAACCGCCAAGTGGCCGGTCTTCTTCGGTGTCGTCGCGTTGCTGTTCCTTGTGCTCAACCTGGGTTTCGCGCTGTTATTCCAGATGGGGCAGCACGCGATCGCGAATCAGGCGCCCGCCGGTTTGCTCGGCGCGTTCTTCTTCAGCGTCGAAACGCTCGCGACGGTGGGCTATGGCGACATGCATCCGGCGACGCTGTACGGTCATGCGATTGCGACGGGCGAGATCTTCGTGGGCATGTCGGGCATCGCGCTGACGACCGGCATGATCTTCGCGCGGTTCTCGCGGCCTCGCGCGCGCATTCTGTTCGCGAACAATGCTGTGGTTCGTCCTATCGATGGCCGTCTGACGCTGATGGTTCGCGCCGCGAATGCGCGGCAGAACGTCATTGTCGAGGCTAAGGCGCGGATGCGCGTGATACGTTCGGAGACTACCCCTGAAGGCTTTTTCTCGCGCAAGGTGCACGACCTGCCGCTCATCCGCGACCAGCATCCGGCATTTCTGCTGAGCTGGAGCCTGATGCATGTGATCGATGAAAACAGTCCGCTCCACGGAGAGACGCTCGAGTCGCTCGAAGCAAGCAACGCCGAATTGATGCTGATGGTGGAAGGTCTCGACGAAACCACCATGCAGCCCATGCAGGCGCGCCGCAGTTGGCCGCCTGAGTCAATTTTATACGGCCATCGATACGTCGATTTGCTCTCGGTGCAGAACGGCGAAACGCATATCGACTACGCGAAGTTCAACGAAGTCGTGCCGCTTTGA
- a CDS encoding antibiotic biosynthesis monooxygenase family protein, translated as MYIAMNRFKVALGSETAFEDLWTSRDTHLKEVPGFVEFHLLKGPQKEDHVLYSSHTIWSNYDVFEGWTKSDAFRAAHRNAGNETRSLYLGHPEFEGFEVIQTVK; from the coding sequence ATGTATATCGCCATGAACCGTTTCAAAGTGGCCCTCGGGTCCGAGACCGCGTTCGAGGATCTCTGGACTAGCCGGGACACGCATCTCAAGGAGGTGCCGGGTTTTGTGGAATTCCACCTTTTGAAAGGTCCTCAAAAGGAGGATCACGTACTCTATTCCAGCCATACGATCTGGTCGAACTACGACGTTTTCGAAGGATGGACCAAAAGCGATGCGTTTCGCGCGGCACACCGGAATGCCGGCAATGAAACGCGCTCGCTCTATCTGGGGCATCCGGAGTTCGAAGGTTTTGAAGTGATCCAGACGGTCAAATAG
- a CDS encoding FAD-binding protein — MCALDRRTWLKGALAAPLVGGVPVRAAMAAVLDGPTMRRVRPDEPGWPSKQQWDALNNAVGGHLLKVESPFAACAQSPASTACADIFGQLKNPYFISDSAALTQTSGYLDAWTSSPSVYALNATSARDVARAVNFARRHRLRLVMKGGGHSYQGTSNAADSLLIWTHAMHEVTLHDAFVGEGCEGRQPSQPAVTVEAGALWSHVYDAVTTRAGRYVQGGGCITVGVAGLVQGGGFGNFSKRFGTAAASLLQAEVVTADGAVRIANPCSNADLFWGLKGGGGGSLGVITRLTLKTHDLPEQFGAVFGAVKASSDAAFKRLTSEFMRFYASRLFNPHWGETVSFRGNNTLNISMVFQGLNEDQAAGVWQPFFDWIAKSPSDFYMPKAAKIIAVPAQRFWDPAFMEAFAPGVMAADNRTGASPGNVFWSADAAEAGQFLYGYHSTWLPASLLDEGERARCVNALFASTRDWGVTLHFNKGLAGASDDARTATRDTAMNPAVLDAFALAIISGEGPPALPGIAGHEPDIRVARHAASRIAKATATLRTVVPRAGSYVSESDFFERDWQDAFWGVHYPRLLAIKRRYDPDGLFFVHHGVNSEEWSDDGFTRLRA, encoded by the coding sequence ATGTGCGCTTTAGACAGGCGGACCTGGCTTAAAGGAGCGCTGGCCGCGCCGCTTGTTGGCGGCGTGCCGGTGAGGGCGGCAATGGCGGCAGTATTGGACGGGCCGACCATGCGGCGCGTGCGGCCGGATGAGCCCGGCTGGCCATCGAAGCAACAATGGGATGCACTCAACAACGCGGTCGGCGGCCATCTTCTCAAGGTCGAATCGCCGTTTGCCGCGTGCGCCCAATCGCCCGCGAGCACTGCATGCGCCGATATCTTCGGCCAGCTCAAGAACCCGTACTTCATAAGCGATTCCGCCGCGCTCACGCAAACATCCGGCTACCTCGACGCATGGACATCGTCGCCAAGCGTCTATGCGCTCAACGCAACCAGCGCACGCGATGTAGCCCGAGCGGTGAACTTCGCGCGCAGGCATCGGCTGCGGCTGGTCATGAAAGGCGGCGGTCACAGTTATCAAGGGACATCGAACGCGGCCGACTCGCTGTTGATCTGGACGCACGCCATGCACGAGGTCACGCTGCATGATGCGTTTGTTGGCGAGGGTTGCGAGGGACGTCAGCCTTCGCAACCGGCTGTGACCGTGGAGGCGGGCGCGCTCTGGAGTCATGTCTACGATGCTGTCACCACCCGCGCCGGCCGCTATGTGCAAGGCGGCGGATGCATTACTGTCGGCGTTGCGGGACTCGTTCAGGGCGGCGGCTTCGGCAACTTCTCGAAGCGGTTCGGCACGGCGGCGGCCTCGTTGCTGCAAGCGGAAGTCGTCACCGCCGACGGCGCCGTGCGGATCGCAAACCCGTGCTCCAATGCGGATCTTTTCTGGGGCCTGAAAGGTGGCGGAGGCGGGAGCCTCGGCGTGATAACGCGCCTCACACTCAAGACGCACGACCTTCCCGAGCAGTTCGGCGCGGTGTTTGGCGCGGTCAAAGCTTCATCCGACGCCGCGTTCAAGCGCTTGACCAGTGAGTTCATGCGCTTTTATGCAAGCAGGCTCTTCAATCCGCATTGGGGTGAGACGGTGAGCTTTCGCGGCAATAACACTCTGAATATATCGATGGTGTTCCAGGGTTTGAACGAGGATCAGGCCGCCGGCGTCTGGCAACCGTTCTTCGACTGGATCGCAAAGTCGCCGAGCGACTTCTACATGCCGAAGGCGGCGAAGATCATCGCAGTTCCCGCGCAGCGTTTCTGGGACCCGGCCTTCATGGAAGCATTTGCGCCGGGCGTGATGGCCGCGGACAACCGGACGGGCGCGTCGCCCGGCAACGTCTTCTGGAGCGCCGACGCGGCGGAAGCGGGGCAGTTTCTCTACGGGTATCACTCGACGTGGCTGCCTGCATCGTTGTTGGACGAGGGCGAGCGGGCGCGTTGTGTGAATGCGTTGTTTGCCAGCACGCGGGACTGGGGCGTGACGCTGCATTTCAACAAGGGACTCGCGGGGGCATCGGACGATGCGCGAACGGCCACCCGCGATACCGCCATGAACCCCGCCGTGCTCGATGCCTTCGCGCTTGCAATCATCTCTGGCGAAGGGCCGCCGGCATTGCCCGGTATCGCTGGACATGAACCTGATATCCGCGTTGCCCGCCATGCTGCCAGCCGCATCGCGAAAGCGACGGCGACACTGCGAACCGTGGTGCCGCGTGCGGGCTCGTATGTATCGGAGAGTGATTTCTTCGAGCGCGACTGGCAAGACGCATTCTGGGGCGTGCACTATCCGAGGCTGCTGGCGATCAAGCGGCGATACGATCCGGACGGTCTATTCTTCGTGCATCACGGCGTGAATTCAGAAGAATGGAGCGACGACGGCTTCACGCGGCTGCGGGCGTAG
- a CDS encoding sugar ABC transporter ATP-binding protein, with the protein MADTSSTEYILRTRDIVKRYKAVVALDHVSVNIRRGTIHGLLGENGAGKSTLVGLISGLISPTEGSIEFAGEEVQGFDVKQMEARGVFLVTQEPMIVESMSVADNLMLGHWPVKRGFTKTVDQRALMANAVKALEGTGLDPRMSARELSAVAKRKLNILRALYSGGKLLILDEPTAALTLADRDHLFGFMQSLKAQGVSFVFISHYNEEILSICDGVTVLRNGRLAGEMDNLDGIDSDALSELVIGRDVPLFHRAHGEGDDERHIQGEAAWQVSGLQARNINIESFSIKPGEIVGFAGLPGSGAKEFGLALFGLNRASRGRIRHGNREMDFPDHPQAAFANGIAYLSDDRHRDGLVGLQSIAQNITMSSLAKVSKAGVIDAPAERSVVKRYFEHLRVKAATPKVLLGTLSGGNQQKVCLGRVLATEPKLLILDEPTRGIDVGVKEEVHRIIDALTREGLSVIVITSDLDEMVRMVDRVCVFVDGEVSQEYTGADIDKDSILQSAFGAASSALTH; encoded by the coding sequence ATGGCAGATACCAGCAGCACGGAATATATTCTCAGGACCCGCGATATCGTCAAGCGCTACAAGGCGGTCGTCGCGCTCGATCACGTGTCGGTCAACATCCGGCGCGGCACGATTCACGGCCTGCTCGGCGAAAACGGCGCGGGGAAGTCCACGCTTGTCGGGCTGATTTCAGGCTTGATATCGCCGACGGAAGGCAGCATCGAATTTGCGGGTGAAGAGGTGCAGGGCTTTGACGTCAAGCAGATGGAAGCGCGCGGCGTGTTCCTCGTCACGCAGGAGCCGATGATCGTCGAGTCCATGTCGGTCGCCGACAACCTCATGCTTGGCCACTGGCCCGTGAAGCGCGGTTTCACGAAGACCGTCGATCAGCGCGCGCTGATGGCGAACGCGGTCAAGGCGCTGGAAGGCACGGGGCTCGACCCGCGCATGTCGGCGCGCGAACTCTCGGCAGTCGCCAAGCGCAAGCTGAACATCCTTCGTGCTCTGTACAGCGGCGGCAAGCTGCTGATCCTCGATGAACCGACCGCCGCGCTCACGCTCGCGGACCGCGATCATCTGTTCGGTTTCATGCAAAGCCTCAAGGCGCAGGGCGTGAGCTTTGTGTTCATCTCGCACTACAACGAAGAGATCCTGAGCATCTGCGACGGCGTGACCGTGCTGCGCAACGGGCGGCTTGCTGGAGAGATGGACAATCTTGACGGGATCGATTCGGATGCGTTGTCGGAGCTGGTAATCGGCCGCGATGTGCCGTTGTTCCACCGGGCGCACGGCGAAGGTGATGACGAACGTCATATTCAAGGCGAAGCCGCGTGGCAGGTCAGCGGACTTCAGGCACGCAACATCAATATAGAGTCATTCAGCATCAAGCCTGGGGAGATCGTGGGGTTTGCGGGCTTGCCGGGTTCAGGGGCGAAGGAGTTTGGCCTCGCGCTGTTCGGGCTCAATCGCGCGAGCCGCGGCCGCATCAGACATGGCAATCGGGAGATGGATTTCCCCGATCATCCGCAAGCGGCGTTCGCGAACGGCATTGCGTATCTGTCCGACGACCGGCATCGCGATGGACTCGTCGGCCTGCAAAGCATCGCGCAGAACATCACCATGTCGAGTCTTGCGAAAGTTTCCAAGGCTGGCGTCATAGATGCCCCCGCCGAGCGCTCCGTGGTCAAGCGCTACTTCGAACACCTCAGGGTCAAGGCGGCGACGCCAAAGGTGCTGCTCGGCACATTGAGCGGCGGCAACCAGCAGAAGGTGTGTCTGGGCCGCGTGCTCGCCACGGAACCCAAACTGCTGATCCTCGACGAACCCACGCGCGGCATTGACGTAGGCGTGAAGGAAGAGGTTCATCGCATCATCGATGCCCTTACGCGCGAGGGCCTGAGCGTGATCGTGATAACGAGCGACCTGGACGAAATGGTGCGGATGGTCGATCGCGTCTGCGTGTTCGTGGATGGCGAGGTGAGCCAGGAATACACCGGCGCGGACATCGATAAAGACTCCATCCTGCAGTCGGCATTCGGCGCCGCCAGCAGCGCACTTACACACTAA
- a CDS encoding SDR family oxidoreductase codes for MTQLFDLSNRTALVTGSARGIGFALAEGLANAGAAVIINGTRPDTVDEAVSRLVSNGLKAQGRAFDVTNEQAVKDAFTHWDEHGVQIDIVINNAGIQFRKPLIELELGDWQRVIDTNLTSAFIVSKEAAKRMIARGNGGKIVNIGSLTSEGARATVGAYTAAKGGIKMLTRAMSAEWAASNIQANAIGPGYILTDMNKPLVENPTFDAWVKSSNPSQRWGTPEELVGTAVFLSSAASSYVNGQIIYVDGGWLAVL; via the coding sequence ATGACACAGCTTTTCGATCTGAGTAACCGCACCGCGCTTGTCACCGGTTCGGCGCGTGGCATTGGCTTCGCGCTCGCTGAAGGACTCGCGAATGCGGGCGCTGCGGTGATCATCAACGGAACGAGACCCGATACCGTCGACGAAGCGGTCTCGCGCCTCGTGAGCAACGGCTTGAAAGCGCAAGGCCGTGCGTTCGATGTCACGAACGAACAAGCCGTCAAGGATGCGTTCACGCACTGGGACGAACATGGCGTGCAGATCGATATCGTCATCAACAATGCAGGCATTCAATTTCGAAAGCCGCTTATCGAGCTTGAGCTGGGCGACTGGCAACGCGTGATCGACACCAACCTCACGAGCGCGTTCATCGTGTCCAAGGAAGCGGCGAAGCGCATGATCGCGCGCGGGAATGGCGGCAAGATCGTGAACATCGGATCGCTCACGAGCGAAGGCGCGCGCGCGACCGTGGGCGCCTACACCGCCGCGAAGGGTGGCATCAAGATGCTGACGCGCGCGATGAGCGCGGAATGGGCGGCATCGAATATCCAGGCGAACGCGATTGGCCCGGGGTACATCCTCACCGACATGAACAAGCCGCTGGTCGAGAATCCCACCTTCGATGCATGGGTGAAAAGCAGCAACCCGTCTCAGCGCTGGGGCACGCCGGAGGAACTTGTCGGCACGGCGGTGTTCCTGTCGTCGGCGGCGTCGAGTTATGTGAACGGGCAGATCATCTACGTCGATGGCGGGTGGCTTGCCGTGCTTTGA
- a CDS encoding response regulator transcription factor: MRFLVADDHELIRQGVKSLLRGLDPDAQFDEADSWETLAAAARPEANHDLAIVDLHMAGMEGAASLQTLLKANPALPLVVLSAEESADEMRAVLAAGALGFVPKREPASVMLKAIELVLLGGAYVPIEALSLLGPGQAPAPVAERSGAAVVEALPVGIQPHHRHLMENLSPRQQEIMRLVYRGWTNKMIARELGVAEGTVKVHLSVMFRALCVHNRSAAIALIGGWLETGRTL, from the coding sequence ATGAGGTTTCTGGTGGCCGATGACCACGAACTGATCCGGCAAGGCGTGAAATCGCTGCTGCGCGGGCTCGACCCCGACGCCCAGTTCGACGAAGCCGATAGCTGGGAAACGCTCGCTGCCGCTGCGAGGCCGGAAGCGAACCACGACCTCGCGATAGTCGACCTGCACATGGCCGGCATGGAAGGTGCAGCGTCGCTGCAAACGCTGCTGAAGGCGAATCCGGCACTGCCGCTGGTGGTGTTGTCGGCGGAGGAGTCAGCCGACGAAATGCGTGCGGTGCTTGCTGCCGGCGCACTCGGTTTCGTGCCGAAACGCGAACCCGCAAGCGTGATGCTCAAGGCAATCGAGCTCGTGCTTCTCGGCGGCGCCTACGTTCCCATTGAAGCGCTGAGTCTGCTCGGACCCGGGCAGGCCCCTGCGCCCGTTGCCGAACGTTCCGGGGCGGCTGTCGTGGAGGCGTTGCCGGTCGGTATCCAGCCGCATCATCGGCATCTGATGGAAAACCTGTCGCCACGCCAGCAGGAAATCATGCGGCTCGTGTACCGCGGCTGGACCAACAAGATGATCGCGCGGGAACTCGGTGTCGCCGAGGGAACCGTCAAGGTGCATCTGTCGGTCATGTTCCGGGCGCTATGCGTGCACAACCGGTCAGCGGCGATCGCACTGATTGGCGGCTGGCTTGAAACCGGCCGTACGCTCTGA